One Curtobacterium sp. BH-2-1-1 genomic region harbors:
- a CDS encoding MFS transporter, translating into MTTPAPAATAPLRDDRRVVLVVAILSSFVVGLDSSVVNVALPAIRDELGGGLVVQQWTVDAYLVTLGSLILVAGSLSDLFGRVRIITWGLVVFGIASIVCAIAPTGEVLIVARALQGVGGALVTPSALALIVAAFRGAAQAKAIGTWTAWSSAATILGPVVGGLVVDGIGWRWIFVLTAVPIAVTIPLVSRISADVRVGPRAHVDVVGAVLAVVGVGGVVLGLIEQERLGWGAPVVLAALVLGGAALVAFVPWELRVTRRHGAPLVPLELFRARNFTVGNLATLSIYGALGMVFFVVTLFLQEVWRFPAWLAGLATLPPTVMLLLLSTTVGSLAGRWGPRWFMAAGPAIAAVGALLLLFAGDEPIGYWWSVLPGLVLVGAGIALMVTPLTSAVLGSVPQSEAGAGSAVNNAIARIAGLVMVALAGIVLGGAVSVEGLHRAMVVMALLLLAGALVSAVGVRNPRRESPAANAS; encoded by the coding sequence ATGACGACCCCAGCCCCGGCGGCCACGGCCCCACTCCGCGACGACCGCCGTGTCGTGCTCGTCGTCGCGATCCTGTCGTCCTTCGTCGTGGGACTCGACTCGAGCGTCGTGAACGTGGCGCTCCCTGCCATCCGCGACGAACTCGGCGGGGGACTGGTCGTGCAGCAGTGGACGGTGGACGCGTACCTCGTGACGCTCGGTTCACTCATCCTCGTGGCCGGCAGTCTGTCCGACCTGTTCGGCCGCGTCCGCATCATCACGTGGGGCCTCGTGGTCTTCGGGATCGCCTCGATCGTGTGCGCGATCGCCCCCACGGGCGAGGTCCTCATCGTCGCCCGGGCGCTGCAGGGCGTCGGTGGTGCGCTCGTGACCCCGAGTGCCCTCGCGCTCATCGTGGCGGCGTTCCGCGGTGCGGCGCAGGCGAAGGCGATCGGCACGTGGACGGCGTGGTCGAGCGCCGCGACGATCCTCGGGCCGGTCGTCGGCGGCCTCGTCGTGGACGGCATCGGCTGGCGGTGGATCTTCGTGCTGACGGCCGTGCCGATCGCGGTGACGATCCCACTCGTGTCGCGGATCTCGGCGGACGTCCGGGTGGGGCCGCGGGCGCACGTGGACGTGGTCGGCGCAGTGCTGGCGGTCGTGGGCGTCGGCGGTGTCGTCCTCGGGTTGATCGAGCAGGAGCGCCTCGGGTGGGGCGCGCCGGTCGTCCTCGCTGCGCTGGTGCTCGGTGGGGCCGCGCTCGTGGCGTTCGTGCCGTGGGAGCTCCGCGTCACCCGCAGGCACGGTGCACCCCTGGTCCCGCTCGAGCTCTTCCGTGCGCGGAACTTCACCGTCGGCAACCTCGCGACGCTGTCGATCTACGGGGCCCTCGGGATGGTGTTCTTCGTCGTGACGCTGTTCCTGCAAGAGGTCTGGCGGTTCCCGGCCTGGCTCGCCGGCCTCGCGACGCTGCCCCCGACCGTGATGCTCCTGCTCCTCTCCACCACGGTCGGGTCGTTGGCCGGCCGCTGGGGTCCGCGGTGGTTCATGGCCGCCGGCCCCGCGATCGCCGCGGTCGGGGCGCTCCTGCTGCTCTTCGCCGGTGACGAGCCGATCGGGTACTGGTGGTCGGTGCTCCCCGGTCTGGTGCTCGTCGGAGCGGGGATCGCGTTGATGGTGACGCCGCTGACGAGTGCGGTCCTCGGGTCGGTCCCGCAGTCGGAGGCAGGAGCGGGCTCGGCCGTCAACAACGCGATCGCGCGGATAGCCGGGCTCGTCATGGTCGCGCTCGCCGGGATCGTCCTCGGCGGTGCCGTGAGCGTCGAGGGACTCCACCGCGCGATGGTCGTGATGGCGCTGCTGCTCCTCGCCGGCGCGCTCGTGAGTGCCGTCGGCGTCCGGAACCCGCGGCGGGAATCTCCCGCTGCGAACGCAAGTTGA
- a CDS encoding sugar transferase, whose translation MSLAMRPLSAVSRSVEVVGRPTRSRTRRSRATGFGLARLDLGLLLVAFAVAHVVRFPGELPAGSSAAGWTEFVVAPVMIVAWMVLLTVSRSRDPRIVGVGGDEFRRLITASLVTVATVAGVAYAVQVDLARGYVAIAFPLGLLLLAIGRKAVRTVLARRRCRGEGLQDVLLVGDLDDVTYVGRRIAATPAAGYRVRAIISDCVRAGSRVPLGDTSVPVIDGVDAVLDRAQSEPVAAVVVAGAIRGGHERLRRLGWQLEAHGVELVVSSPLADIAAGRVHERPVDGLPLMHVETPDYRRRIGKRTLDVVGAGIGLLLLAPVFAVIALVIRADDRGPVFFRQTRVGRDGREFPILKFRTMCVDAEARVAALEQANEGAGPLFKMKHDPRITRVGAFLRRTSLDELPQLWNVLTGSMSLVGPRPALPREVALYEDFADRRLLVTPGITGLWQVSGRSDLDWADGVRLDLHYVENWSFVHDVVILARTIPSVLRSRGAY comes from the coding sequence ATGTCACTCGCGATGCGACCGCTGAGCGCGGTGTCCCGTTCCGTCGAGGTCGTCGGGCGTCCGACCCGCAGCCGGACCCGCCGCAGCCGTGCGACGGGCTTCGGCCTGGCCAGGCTCGACCTGGGGTTGTTGCTCGTCGCGTTCGCCGTCGCCCACGTGGTCCGGTTCCCCGGTGAGCTCCCCGCGGGTTCGAGCGCTGCCGGGTGGACCGAGTTCGTGGTCGCCCCCGTGATGATCGTGGCCTGGATGGTCCTGCTCACGGTGTCCCGCAGCCGAGACCCGCGCATCGTCGGCGTCGGCGGCGACGAGTTCCGGCGACTCATCACCGCGAGCCTCGTCACCGTCGCGACGGTGGCCGGGGTCGCGTACGCCGTCCAGGTCGACCTCGCCCGCGGCTACGTCGCCATCGCGTTCCCGCTCGGGCTGCTCCTCCTCGCGATCGGTCGGAAGGCCGTCCGGACCGTGCTCGCTCGACGTCGCTGCCGGGGCGAGGGGCTGCAGGACGTCCTGCTCGTCGGTGACCTCGACGACGTGACCTACGTCGGACGGCGCATCGCGGCCACCCCCGCGGCGGGGTACCGCGTCCGGGCGATCATCTCCGACTGCGTCCGGGCCGGGTCCCGGGTGCCGCTCGGGGACACGAGCGTCCCGGTGATCGACGGGGTCGACGCCGTCCTCGACCGGGCCCAGAGCGAACCGGTGGCCGCCGTGGTGGTCGCCGGCGCGATCCGGGGCGGGCACGAGCGACTCCGGCGGCTCGGATGGCAACTGGAAGCGCACGGCGTCGAACTCGTGGTGTCCTCGCCGCTGGCGGACATCGCCGCCGGCCGGGTGCACGAACGACCTGTCGACGGCCTGCCGCTCATGCACGTCGAGACGCCCGACTACCGGCGGCGGATCGGCAAGCGGACGCTCGACGTCGTCGGCGCCGGCATCGGTCTGCTGCTCCTCGCGCCGGTGTTCGCCGTCATCGCCCTGGTCATCCGCGCGGACGACCGTGGCCCCGTGTTCTTCCGCCAGACCCGCGTGGGGCGCGACGGGCGGGAGTTCCCGATCCTCAAGTTCCGGACGATGTGCGTCGACGCCGAAGCCCGGGTGGCCGCGCTCGAGCAGGCGAACGAGGGCGCAGGGCCGCTCTTCAAGATGAAGCACGATCCGCGCATCACCCGGGTCGGTGCGTTCCTGCGTCGGACGTCCCTCGACGAGCTGCCGCAGCTGTGGAACGTCCTGACCGGTTCGATGAGCCTGGTGGGCCCCCGACCCGCCCTCCCGCGCGAGGTCGCCCTGTACGAGGACTTCGCCGACCGTCGGCTGCTCGTGACCCCGGGCATCACCGGGCTCTGGCAGGTGAGCGGCCGCTCGGACCTCGACTGGGCCGACGGTGTCCGACTCGACCTGCACTACGTCGAGAACTGGTCCTTCGTCCACGACGTCGTCATCCTCGCCCGGACCATCCCGTCCGTGCTGCGCTCCCGAGGTGCCTACTGA
- the tatA gene encoding twin-arginine translocase TatA/TatE family subunit gives MMLGNLGGVHLLIILGIVILLFGATKLPALAKGLGQSINIFKKEMGDDEKKAKGTDPGVQTTTVTNTAAEAAPQPVVNPGPSVQPNSDSRN, from the coding sequence ATGATGCTCGGAAACCTCGGTGGCGTACACCTGCTGATCATCCTCGGGATCGTCATCCTGCTGTTCGGTGCGACCAAGCTCCCGGCACTCGCCAAGGGCCTCGGGCAGTCGATCAACATCTTCAAGAAGGAGATGGGCGACGACGAGAAGAAGGCCAAGGGCACCGACCCCGGCGTGCAGACCACGACGGTGACGAACACCGCGGCCGAGGCGGCTCCGCAGCCGGTCGTCAACCCCGGCCCGTCGGTCCAGCCGAACTCGGACTCCAGGAACTAG
- a CDS encoding aldo/keto reductase, protein MTVPNITLNDGKTIPQLGFGVFQIDPSETKEATLAALEVGYRHIDTAEMYGNEKEVGEAIASSGIPREEIFVTSKLNNGFHDPEAALENGKKSADLLGGYTDLFLIHWPLPTVSDFVPTWKAMEELYRGGTARSIGVSNFQAHHLNRLAAETTITPAVNQIEVHPYLTQDELRAYDREHGIATEAWSPIAQGLVLDDETITRIAGNVGKSAAQVVLRWHIQRGDIVFPKSVTRTRVEENFAIFDFELSDEDMTAISSLDKGHRTGPDPDTFDYVPA, encoded by the coding sequence ATGACCGTTCCGAACATCACCCTGAACGACGGCAAGACCATCCCGCAGCTCGGCTTCGGCGTCTTCCAGATCGACCCCTCCGAGACGAAGGAAGCGACGCTCGCGGCGCTCGAGGTCGGCTACCGCCACATCGACACCGCCGAGATGTACGGCAACGAGAAGGAGGTCGGCGAGGCCATCGCTTCGTCGGGCATCCCGCGCGAGGAGATCTTCGTCACGTCGAAGCTCAACAACGGCTTCCACGACCCCGAGGCAGCGCTGGAGAACGGCAAGAAGTCGGCCGACCTGCTCGGCGGCTACACCGACCTCTTCCTCATCCACTGGCCGCTGCCCACCGTGTCGGACTTCGTGCCGACCTGGAAGGCGATGGAGGAGCTCTACCGCGGCGGCACCGCCCGCTCGATCGGCGTGAGCAACTTCCAGGCCCACCACCTCAACCGCCTCGCCGCCGAGACCACGATCACCCCGGCCGTGAACCAGATCGAGGTGCACCCGTACCTCACGCAGGACGAGCTCCGCGCCTACGACCGCGAGCACGGCATCGCGACCGAGGCCTGGTCGCCCATCGCGCAGGGCCTCGTGCTCGACGACGAGACGATCACCCGCATCGCCGGCAACGTCGGCAAGTCCGCGGCGCAGGTCGTCCTCCGCTGGCACATCCAGCGCGGCGACATCGTCTTCCCGAAGTCGGTCACCCGAACCCGCGTCGAGGAGAACTTCGCGATCTTCGACTTCGAGCTCTCCGACGAGGACATGACGGCGATCTCGTCGCTCGACAAGGGGCACCGCACCGGTCCGGACCCGGACACGTTCGACTACGTCCCGGCCTGA
- a CDS encoding ATP-dependent Clp protease ATP-binding subunit — translation MANLQGAPDSQERQKTALEQYGVDLTAIARNGKLDPVIGRDAEIRRVSQVLTRRTKNNPVLIGEPGVGKTAVVEGLAQRIVAGDVADSLKDKRLVSLDMSALIAGAKYRGEFEERLKAVLKEINDSDGQVITFIDELHTLMGAGGGEGSVAASNMLKPMLARGELRLIGATTLDEYREYIEKDAALERRFQQVFVGEPSVEDTVAILRGLKERYEAHHKVTINDSALVAASSLSNRYISGRQLPDKAIDLIDEAASRLRMEIDSSPVEIDELKRTVDRLRVEEFALKQEKDDASKARLETLRAELASRETLLGELEQRWQAERASLNRIGELKQQLDDLNMRSQRAQREADYELVSRIEYSEKPRIEAELAAAEQAEQADRMVNDSVTDEDIAAVIAQWTGIPLGRLLQGETEKLLHLENELGRRIIGQRSAVSTVSEAVRRTRAGISDPDRPTGSFLFLGPTGVGKTELAKALAEFLFDDEKALVRIDMSEYGEKHSVARLIGAPPGYVGYEAGGQLTETVRRRPYSVVLLDEIEKAHPEVFDVLLQVLDDGRLTDGQGRTVDFRNTILILTSNLGSQFMTDQSITDVQREEAVRELVQQAFRPEFINRLDDIVVFQALTQEDLGQIVSLYVDRLARRLTDRRLELAVTPDARAWLAERGYDPVYGARPLRRLMQRQIDDRLARAILAGDVRDGDTVRVDVAAGGDKLTVEPFELAEIVEE, via the coding sequence ATGGCGAACCTCCAGGGCGCTCCTGACTCGCAAGAGCGACAGAAGACCGCCCTCGAGCAGTACGGCGTCGACCTCACGGCGATCGCCCGCAACGGCAAGCTCGACCCGGTGATCGGGCGGGACGCCGAGATCCGGCGCGTCTCCCAGGTGCTGACGCGTCGCACCAAGAACAACCCCGTGCTCATCGGGGAACCCGGCGTCGGCAAGACGGCCGTCGTCGAAGGACTCGCCCAGCGGATCGTCGCGGGTGACGTCGCCGACTCCCTCAAGGACAAGCGGCTCGTGTCGCTCGACATGTCCGCCCTCATCGCCGGCGCGAAGTACCGCGGCGAGTTCGAGGAGCGGCTCAAGGCCGTGCTCAAGGAGATCAACGACTCCGACGGGCAGGTCATCACGTTCATCGACGAGCTGCACACCCTCATGGGCGCCGGTGGGGGCGAAGGGTCCGTGGCCGCGTCGAACATGCTCAAGCCGATGCTCGCGCGCGGTGAACTCCGGCTCATCGGCGCGACGACGCTCGACGAGTACCGCGAGTACATCGAGAAGGACGCCGCCCTCGAACGGCGCTTCCAGCAGGTCTTCGTGGGGGAGCCCAGCGTCGAGGACACCGTGGCTATCCTCCGCGGCCTCAAGGAGCGCTACGAGGCGCACCACAAGGTCACGATCAACGACTCCGCGCTCGTGGCCGCGTCGAGCCTGTCGAACCGGTACATCTCCGGTCGGCAGCTGCCCGACAAGGCGATCGACCTCATCGACGAAGCCGCGAGCCGACTCCGGATGGAGATCGACTCGAGCCCGGTCGAGATCGACGAGCTCAAGCGCACCGTGGACCGGTTGCGCGTCGAGGAGTTCGCGCTGAAGCAGGAGAAGGACGACGCGTCGAAGGCCCGGCTGGAGACGCTGCGGGCCGAGCTCGCGAGCCGCGAGACCCTGCTCGGCGAGCTGGAGCAGCGGTGGCAGGCCGAACGCGCCAGCCTCAACCGCATCGGTGAACTCAAGCAGCAGCTCGACGACCTCAACATGCGCTCCCAGCGGGCACAGCGCGAGGCCGACTACGAACTCGTGTCGCGCATCGAGTACAGCGAGAAGCCCCGGATCGAGGCCGAGCTCGCCGCCGCCGAACAGGCCGAGCAGGCCGACCGGATGGTGAACGACAGCGTCACCGACGAGGACATCGCCGCCGTGATCGCGCAGTGGACGGGCATCCCCCTCGGGCGCCTGCTGCAGGGCGAGACCGAGAAGCTCCTGCACCTCGAGAACGAACTCGGCCGTCGGATCATCGGGCAGCGCTCCGCCGTCTCGACCGTGTCGGAAGCGGTCCGTCGCACCCGCGCGGGCATCTCCGACCCGGACCGTCCGACGGGCTCGTTCCTGTTCCTCGGCCCCACCGGCGTCGGCAAGACCGAGCTGGCCAAGGCGCTCGCCGAGTTCCTGTTCGACGACGAGAAGGCACTCGTCCGGATCGACATGAGCGAGTACGGCGAGAAGCACTCGGTCGCGCGGCTCATCGGCGCTCCGCCCGGGTACGTCGGCTACGAGGCCGGCGGGCAGCTCACCGAGACCGTCCGGCGTCGCCCGTACTCCGTGGTGCTGCTCGACGAGATCGAGAAGGCCCACCCCGAGGTCTTCGACGTGCTCCTGCAGGTCCTCGACGACGGCCGCCTGACCGACGGTCAGGGCCGGACGGTGGACTTCCGGAACACGATCCTCATCCTGACGTCGAACCTCGGGTCGCAGTTCATGACCGACCAGTCGATCACCGACGTGCAGCGCGAGGAGGCTGTCCGCGAGCTCGTCCAGCAGGCCTTCCGCCCCGAGTTCATCAACCGACTCGACGACATCGTGGTGTTCCAGGCGCTCACGCAAGAGGACCTCGGCCAGATCGTGTCGCTCTACGTCGACCGGCTCGCACGCCGGCTGACCGACCGCCGACTGGAGCTGGCCGTCACCCCGGACGCCCGGGCCTGGCTCGCCGAGCGCGGGTACGACCCGGTGTACGGAGCGCGTCCGCTCCGCCGGCTCATGCAGCGGCAGATCGACGACCGGTTGGCGCGGGCGATCCTCGCCGGTGACGTGCGTGACGGGGACACCGTCCGCGTCGACGTCGCCGCAGGCGGCGACAAGCTGACGGTGGAGCCGTTCGAACTCGCGGAGATCGTCGAGGAGTAG
- a CDS encoding glycoside hydrolase family 2 protein, translated as MTLEREELRDGWTVTMAGEAPPAGAPADVVGRTIGATVPGQVHTDLEREGLLADPTFDRNEDGAKWVGRADWSYQRTVDVDPRGFERVDLVCDGLDTVAELSLDGVVVGTTRNMHRRYRFDARDSTGGVGRGEKTLELLFESPYREAGRVAAKAGSMPGPYDEPFPYIRKMASNFGWDWGLTAVTSGPWRPVAIERWSTARLRDVRPLVDVEAGEGVLDAHITVERSGLNDLDQDGEDDDLVLVVTVSGATAEGGTTRQRSRAQLTPRDDETVVTVRVPEVQRWWPRGYGAQDRYDVVVELQTVDGEVLDRSTFRTGFRSTRIETTSDSIGKPFNVHVNGTLIDVRGVNWIPDDVIVSRVSRDRVEDRLRAAADLNVNLVRVWGGGVYESNDFYEVCDELGLLVWQDFPFACAAYPEGEPIRSEVIAEARDNVARLARHPSLVLWNGNNENIWLHEVDGWEASLEGRGWGLDYYLDLLPTIVDAVDPSRFYTVASPWSGSESLPANDVDHETHHSWDVWNRLPDTAYRDSVPRFVSEFGWQAPPAWRTLRDAVRDSPLAVDSPGVVHHQKAADGMGKLARGIAPRFGSVAPAEFDRWHYLTQLQQARAIATGVEHWRTHWPRNRGVVVWQLNDLWPVSSWSAIDSAGRLKPLAHELRRLYDDVLLTIRPVSTVAAAVGSGPAGGSAPGGGSAPAGASGPGGGSAPAGASGSAGEPSGQPGGADRPTTSASVGETADLGDLADTLSLGVSPGSFGNAPIEVAVRSTRTGHDSVVRVRRVTLAGTVLAEASLPVRLSAAGVAVVALPESVGVVDDPTNELVVADMDWRRAVWTPGPDKDMRWEPARYRTAFTAAPDGDGLDLVVEAEGLVRDLLFQPDRVAPGGTVDRGFMTLLPGERVAYRLRGVTEADIPALTAAPVAWTLADVLDD; from the coding sequence ATGACCCTCGAACGCGAGGAACTCCGCGACGGCTGGACCGTGACCATGGCGGGTGAGGCGCCGCCAGCAGGCGCGCCGGCCGACGTCGTGGGCCGGACCATCGGCGCCACCGTGCCGGGGCAGGTCCACACCGACCTCGAGCGCGAGGGGCTGCTGGCGGACCCAACGTTCGACCGGAACGAGGACGGCGCCAAGTGGGTCGGCCGGGCCGACTGGTCCTACCAGCGCACCGTCGACGTCGACCCGCGGGGCTTCGAGCGTGTGGACCTCGTGTGCGACGGGCTCGACACCGTCGCCGAGCTCAGCCTCGACGGCGTCGTGGTGGGGACGACGCGGAACATGCACCGCCGCTACCGCTTCGACGCTCGAGACAGCACCGGCGGCGTCGGCCGCGGGGAGAAGACGCTCGAGCTCCTGTTCGAGTCGCCCTACCGCGAGGCCGGACGCGTCGCGGCGAAGGCCGGCAGCATGCCCGGTCCGTACGACGAACCGTTCCCGTACATCCGCAAGATGGCCTCGAACTTCGGGTGGGACTGGGGGCTGACGGCGGTCACGAGCGGTCCGTGGCGACCGGTCGCGATCGAGCGCTGGTCGACCGCCAGGCTGCGCGACGTCCGGCCCCTGGTCGACGTCGAGGCGGGCGAGGGCGTGCTGGATGCGCACATCACCGTCGAGCGCTCCGGGCTGAACGACCTCGACCAGGACGGCGAGGACGACGACCTCGTGCTCGTCGTGACGGTCAGCGGAGCGACGGCCGAGGGTGGCACCACCCGCCAGCGCTCCCGCGCACAGCTGACCCCGCGCGACGACGAGACCGTGGTCACCGTGCGGGTGCCGGAGGTCCAGCGGTGGTGGCCGCGTGGCTACGGCGCGCAGGACCGGTACGACGTCGTGGTCGAGCTGCAGACGGTCGACGGCGAGGTCCTCGACCGCTCGACGTTCCGCACCGGTTTCCGCTCGACGCGCATCGAGACGACGTCCGACAGCATCGGCAAGCCGTTCAACGTCCACGTCAACGGCACGCTCATCGACGTCCGCGGCGTGAACTGGATCCCGGACGACGTCATCGTCTCGCGGGTGTCGCGCGACCGGGTCGAGGACCGTCTGCGCGCGGCAGCGGACCTCAACGTCAACCTCGTGCGGGTCTGGGGCGGCGGGGTCTACGAGTCGAACGACTTCTACGAGGTCTGCGACGAGCTCGGACTGCTCGTCTGGCAGGACTTCCCGTTCGCCTGCGCGGCCTACCCCGAGGGCGAGCCGATCCGCAGCGAGGTCATCGCCGAGGCCCGGGACAACGTCGCCCGGCTCGCACGGCACCCCTCGCTCGTGCTCTGGAACGGCAACAACGAGAACATCTGGCTGCACGAGGTCGACGGCTGGGAGGCCTCGCTCGAGGGCCGCGGCTGGGGTCTGGACTACTACCTCGACCTCCTGCCGACGATCGTCGACGCGGTCGACCCCTCGCGCTTCTACACGGTCGCCTCGCCGTGGTCGGGCTCCGAGTCGCTCCCCGCGAACGACGTCGACCACGAGACGCACCACTCGTGGGACGTCTGGAACCGGCTCCCGGACACCGCCTACCGCGACTCGGTACCACGGTTCGTCTCGGAGTTCGGCTGGCAGGCACCGCCCGCGTGGCGCACGCTGCGCGACGCGGTGCGGGACTCACCGCTCGCGGTGGACTCGCCCGGTGTCGTCCACCACCAGAAGGCCGCGGACGGCATGGGGAAGCTCGCGCGGGGCATCGCGCCGCGGTTCGGCTCCGTGGCGCCGGCCGAGTTCGACCGGTGGCACTACCTGACGCAGCTGCAGCAGGCGCGCGCCATCGCGACGGGCGTCGAGCACTGGCGGACGCACTGGCCCCGGAACAGAGGCGTCGTCGTGTGGCAGCTGAACGACCTCTGGCCGGTCTCGTCGTGGTCGGCGATCGACTCGGCCGGGCGGCTGAAGCCGCTCGCGCACGAGCTGCGGCGGCTCTACGACGACGTGCTGCTGACGATCCGTCCGGTGTCCACGGTCGCGGCTGCGGTCGGGTCCGGTCCAGCGGGCGGGTCCGCTCCGGGGGGCGGGTCCGCTCCAGCGGGCGCGTCCGGTCCGGGGGGCGGGTCCGCTCCGGCGGGCGCGTCCGGTTCTGCGGGCGAGCCGTCGGGGCAGCCAGGAGGCGCGGATCGCCCGACCACGTCGGCCTCCGTCGGTGAGACGGCCGATCTGGGCGACCTGGCGGACACGCTCTCGCTCGGGGTGTCGCCCGGGTCGTTCGGCAACGCGCCCATCGAGGTCGCCGTCCGCTCGACCCGCACGGGGCACGACAGCGTCGTCCGCGTGCGGCGGGTCACACTCGCGGGGACGGTCCTCGCCGAGGCGTCGCTGCCCGTCCGCCTCTCCGCCGCCGGTGTCGCCGTGGTGGCGCTGCCGGAGTCGGTCGGCGTGGTGGACGACCCGACGAACGAGCTCGTCGTCGCGGACATGGACTGGCGACGGGCGGTGTGGACCCCGGGACCCGACAAGGACATGCGCTGGGAGCCGGCACGCTACCGGACCGCCTTCACCGCGGCTCCCGACGGCGACGGCCTCGACCTCGTCGTCGAGGCGGAGGGCCTCGTGCGGGACCTCCTCTTCCAGCCCGACCGGGTCGCACCCGGGGGCACGGTCGACCGCGGGTTCATGACCCTGCTGCCGGGGGAGCGTGTCGCCTACCGACTGCGCGGCGTGACCGAGGCGGACATCCCGGCGCTCACTGCGGCTCCCGTGGCGTGGACGCTCGCGGACGTGCTCGACGATTGA
- a CDS encoding pilus assembly protein CpaE, translating into MISVALATALRDAGLRWHPTTGDRFVIDKPGVDDDVYTVSEMTVERHDYPSGTVLGFNGTTEWALDSVDAAESLWLPREDQLRGLLGPAFVSLSAGFTVVATVDGADRSFTSDDAAEAYGLALQAYITAALA; encoded by the coding sequence GTGATCAGTGTTGCACTCGCCACCGCCCTGCGTGACGCCGGCCTGCGGTGGCACCCGACGACCGGTGACCGGTTCGTGATCGACAAGCCGGGTGTCGACGACGACGTCTACACAGTGTCCGAGATGACCGTGGAGCGGCACGACTACCCCTCGGGGACGGTGCTCGGCTTCAACGGGACGACCGAGTGGGCGCTCGACTCGGTCGACGCCGCGGAGTCCCTCTGGCTCCCGCGCGAGGACCAGCTGCGTGGGCTGCTCGGGCCCGCGTTCGTGTCCCTGTCGGCGGGGTTCACGGTGGTCGCGACGGTCGACGGCGCTGATCGTTCCTTCACGTCCGACGACGCTGCGGAGGCGTACGGGCTGGCCCTGCAGGCGTACATCACGGCGGCACTGGCGTAG